In Planococcus versutus, the DNA window CTTGCCTGCTGCTGGCAGTGGGAAACGAATGAAAGCTGATAAAAATAAATTATTACTCGAACTTTTTGGTAAGCCTATCTTTCTTTATACACTGGAAGTTTTTCAACAAGATCCTAACTGTGATGCGATTTGGTTGGCAGTTAAAGAGCAAGAACGCGATTTAATTGAAAGCTACGTAAAATCTTATCAGTTAACAAAAGTACAAGGCTACGCTACGGGAGGAACAGAGCGACAAGATAGTGTGAGAGCTTGTCTTGAAGCGATTCCATCTTGTGGCGTTGTTTTAGTTCATGACGCTGCACGACCTTTTATCGACACCGCAGTGATTGCAAATTTAGTGAAGACAGCAAACACATCTGGTGCAGCGATAGCAGCTGTTCCTGTCAAAGACACCATTAAAAAGGCAGAAAAGGGAATCATCTCGGAAACGATAGATCGCAATCAATTATGGATGATTCAAACGCCACAAGCATTTCGTTATTCGCTAATTTTAAAAGCAGCTCAAGCAGCCTATCAAGACGAATTTATAGGAACAGATGAAGCGATGCTTGTTGAACGTTTGCATCATCCTGTGGCAATTGTTGAAAGTACATATGAAAATATTAAAATGACGACGCCAGATGACTTGATTTACGGGAAAGCTATTTTGGAAAGTCGCTTACAGGAGGAACAAAAATGATTCGAATTGGACAAGGTTATGACGTGCATCAATTAACAAAAGGCCGCCCGTTTATTTTAGGCGGTATTGAAATTGAACATGATCGAGGATTGCTTGGTCACTCAGATGCAGATGTGTTATTGCATACCATTACTGATGCCGCGCTTGGCGCAATTGGTAGAGGCGATATCGGCAAGCATTTTCCTGATACCGATCCGGAATTTAAAGATGCTGATTCTCGTAAATTGTTAACACATATTTGGGCATACGTAAAAGAACAAGGCTACGAGCTTGGGAATATCGATTGTACCGTTATTGCGCAAAAGCCGAAATTGGCTCCTTATATTGAGAAAATGCGCGAATCGATTGCTAATTTACTTGAAGCCGATATTTCACAAGTTAATGTTAAAGCAACAACTTCAGAACATCTTGGATTTGTTGGGCGCGAAGAAGGAATTGCAGCGCTTGCTGTGATTTTGTTAACAAAACACCCAGTTTCTCTTGACCTACCAGAGTGATAGAATAGTAGAAGGATTACTGATATTTTAGGAGGAATTTAAATGACACAAGAAGTACGCGTACGTTATGCACCAAGTCCGACAGGCCATTTGCATATCGGGGGCGCTCGTACAGCCTTATTCAACTATTTGTTTGCACGTCACAATAACGGAAAATTCATTGTTCGTATTGAAGATACAGATACAGCTCGCAATATTGAGACCGGAATTATGTCGCAGCTGGATAATTTGAAATGGTTGGGTATCGAACACGACGAATCGATTGATGTCGGTGGAGAGTATGGACCTTATCGTCAAATGGAACGGTTGGATACGTATAAAAAACATTCAGATCAAATGCTTGAAAAAGGATTGGCTTTTAAATGTTTTTGTACACCGGAAGAGTTGGAAATAGAACGCGATGCGCAAAAAGCAGCGGGTATTGCAGCTCCTCAATATAGCGGGACTTGTCGTAACTTAACGGCTGAAGAAGTTGCTGAACGAGAAGCAGCAGGCAAGTCGTACAGTATTCGTGCAAAAGTTCCTACGAACGTGACTTATGAATTTAATGATTTGGTGCGTGGACCGATTTCATTTGAATCAAAAGATATTGGTGACTGGGTAATGGTCAAAACAACCGGTATTCCGACGTATAACTTTGCCGTTGTGATCGATGATTATTTGATGAAGATCTCACATGTGTTCCGTGGAGAAGAGCATTTATCGAACACACCAAGACAAATGATGATTTACGATGCATTTGACTGGGGCTATCCGAGTTATGGCCACATGACCTTGATTATTAACGAAGACCGAAAAAAATTATCGAAACGTGACGAGTCGATCTTGCAATTTATTTCTCAATACAGAGAATTAGGGTATATTCCTGAAGCGTTGTTTAACTTTTTTGCGCTTCTTGGCTGGTCTCCAGAAGGAGAAGAAGAGATTTTTTCCAAAGAAGA includes these proteins:
- the gltX gene encoding glutamate--tRNA ligase yields the protein MTQEVRVRYAPSPTGHLHIGGARTALFNYLFARHNNGKFIVRIEDTDTARNIETGIMSQLDNLKWLGIEHDESIDVGGEYGPYRQMERLDTYKKHSDQMLEKGLAFKCFCTPEELEIERDAQKAAGIAAPQYSGTCRNLTAEEVAEREAAGKSYSIRAKVPTNVTYEFNDLVRGPISFESKDIGDWVMVKTTGIPTYNFAVVIDDYLMKISHVFRGEEHLSNTPRQMMIYDAFDWGYPSYGHMTLIINEDRKKLSKRDESILQFISQYRELGYIPEALFNFFALLGWSPEGEEEIFSKEEFIRIFDVERLSKSPSMFDKQKLMWMNNQYIKQLPLEEVVKLALPHLQKAGKLSEDMTPEQTEWTNKLVALYHDQMSYGAEITELSEQFFTDELTYGETEKEILAAEQVPEVMTAFKEQLAALEDFEPAEIKAAIKAVQKATGHKGKNLFMPIRVVITGQMHGPELPDAISLLGKDKAIARVSQYASA
- the ispD gene encoding 2-C-methyl-D-erythritol 4-phosphate cytidylyltransferase: MNYTVVLPAAGSGKRMKADKNKLLLELFGKPIFLYTLEVFQQDPNCDAIWLAVKEQERDLIESYVKSYQLTKVQGYATGGTERQDSVRACLEAIPSCGVVLVHDAARPFIDTAVIANLVKTANTSGAAIAAVPVKDTIKKAEKGIISETIDRNQLWMIQTPQAFRYSLILKAAQAAYQDEFIGTDEAMLVERLHHPVAIVESTYENIKMTTPDDLIYGKAILESRLQEEQK
- the ispF gene encoding 2-C-methyl-D-erythritol 2,4-cyclodiphosphate synthase produces the protein MIRIGQGYDVHQLTKGRPFILGGIEIEHDRGLLGHSDADVLLHTITDAALGAIGRGDIGKHFPDTDPEFKDADSRKLLTHIWAYVKEQGYELGNIDCTVIAQKPKLAPYIEKMRESIANLLEADISQVNVKATTSEHLGFVGREEGIAALAVILLTKHPVSLDLPE